In Apis mellifera strain DH4 linkage group LG3, Amel_HAv3.1, whole genome shotgun sequence, one DNA window encodes the following:
- the LOC100578233 gene encoding dynein regulatory complex protein 1 isoform X1 — MSIFNKSDISQIIEEPSILSTDPAERKLARRLRIQRRIEERDKQIKAQDQEIEEITDIEKQIFDSIEALEKLTVEGDEVIAGVRIANDAKELERRKEVEEKRQKLLEILEEENKICMEKYDEITKKWPDILALKHPLDIHDEIELQNAKGLEILKKKDDFIALLKQELEDADLTFAEDVKKQNEDINLLIERMESQVKTMTNAYRHEMELIETAIESERKILMEISMEKWNVLYKKLQEDTFEEREKRKEIIKEYEKEMEKVIIEHQEEFRKHKITYELEIQNLQQEVQNMKALCIMNVEKLDYNFAVLKRRDEENTIVKNQQKRKINKLQDIINNLKKTHSDLEESKKMEIQKLTNQILKSQKSVLELEKKSDYLAIINDKKYMQVWDMNIKTANELIDKILTADRIIHEQLLLLEWKPPEEQLLKKEDLPSYCGAMCALKTEQEEAKKRRTISKLYKPPTTLEEINLERRLLNHIFKLISNQCDHFIEDTLKILLSEYTEENNLLIRLDKVFEALKITNEQELQFLLNFFLPYAHCPTCIIKIVKIPSEEITESSSLSTLPCDICEDDFGTEEIKLIGAVKAALLDELKTSDKCETETQTKEIVSEESVSTESTPVDDTFIASTCISEGIIEVTDTDGESKRLLTCDKGHLLAIETEFVLSAVKEFVERCEFVKREISLDKATIKEKITVSRNITERDIIDFWERYRNIFSKDKEKLWDNLLVGLKQYYEVLKERHKLNAEIKALRKQNTEMRRLLSGNIPEPEIMQQIRKDIMNSTFDM; from the exons atgtcaatctttaataaatcagATATTTCACAGATCATAGAAGAACCATCTATTTTATCAACCGATCCAGCCGAGCGGAAGTTGGCACGTAGACTTCGTATACAACGACGTATAGAGGAACGAGATAA ACAGATAAAAGCTCAAGATCAAGAGATTGAAGAAATAACTGACATAGAGAAGCAAATTTTTGATAGTATAGAagctttggaaaaattaactgTCGAAGGAGATGAAGTG attgctGGTGTTAGAATCGCAAACGATGCCAAGGAATTGGAAAGACGGAAGGAGGTGGAAGAGAAGAGGCAGAAATTATTGGAGATCCTCGaggaagaaaacaaaatatgcATGGAGAAATACGACGAAATTACGAAGAAATGGCCCGACATACTTGCCTTGAAACATCCGTTAGATATCCACGATGAGATAGAACTTCAAAATGCCAAGGGCctcgaaattttgaagaaaaaggaCGATTTCATCGCTCTATTGAAGCAAGAGTTGGAGGATGCCGATTTAACGTTCGCTGAAGATGTGAAGAAACAGAACGAGGATATCAATTTGCTCATCGAAAGAATGGAAAGTCAA gtAAAAACGATGACTAACGCTTATCGCCATGAGATGGAACTGATCGAAACCGCTATCGAGTCTGAACGTAAGATACTGATGGAAATTTCTATGGAAAAATGGAACGTTCTGTACAAGAAGCTTCAAGAGGACACTTttgaagagagggagaaaaggaaggagataATAAAAGAGTACGAGAAGGAGATGGAGAAAGTGATAATAGAGCATCAAGAGGAATTTAGGAAGCATAAGATCACATACGAGTTGGAAATACAGAATCTTCAACAGGAAGTGCAAAATATGAAAGCTTTGTGTATAATGAACGTTGAGAAATTGGATTACAATTTTGCTGTGTTGAAGAGGCGGGACGAAGAAAATACTATTGTGAAAAATcaacagaaaagaaagattaacaA acttcaagatattattaacaatttaaaaaaaacccaTTCCGATTTGGAGGAatcaaagaaaatggaaattcaAAAGCTCACGAATCAAATATTGAAGTCGCAGAAATCTGTGTTGGAATTGGAGAAGAAATCTGATTATCTTGCGATCATCAATGATAAGAAGTACATGCAAGTTTgggatatgaatattaaaactgCAAATGAATTGATCGATaag attttaacgGCGGATAGAATCATACACGAACAATTGTTACTACTTGAATGGAAACCACCGGAAGAACAGTtattgaagaaagaagatttgCCTTCGTATTGTGGCGCGATGTGTGCCTTGAAAAcgg aaCAAGAGGAAGCcaagaaaagaagaacgatCTCTAAATTGTATAAACCACCGACTACCttggaagaaataaatttagaacgaCGTTTattgaatcatatttttaaattgatttccaATCAATGTGATCATTTTATCGAAGACACATTGAAAATCTTACTTTCTGAATATACGgaagagaataatttattgattcgaTTGGATAAAGTATTTGAG gcgttaaaaataacgaatgaaCAAgaacttcaatttttattaaattttttcttaccatACGCGCATTGTCCCActtgcataattaaaattgtaaaaattcctAGTGAAGAAATTACTGAAAGTTCATCttt aagcaCTCTTCCTTGTGACATTTGTGAGGACGATTTCGGTACGGAAGAAATTAAGTTAATAGGAGCTGTGAAAGCGGCGCTTTTAGATGAATTAAAAACTAGCGATAAATGTGAGACTGAGACTCAGACAAAGGAAATCGTATCAGAAGAATCTGTTTCGACTGAATCAACACCTGTTGATGATACATTTATTGCATCAACTTGTATTTCGGAAGGCATTATCGAAGTTACCGATA ctgATGGTGAATCAAAAAGACTATTGACATGCGATAAAGGTCATTTATTGGCAATTGAGACTGAATTTGTTTTAAGTGCAGTAAAAGAATTTGTGGAAAGATGTGAATTCGTTaagagagaaatttcattGGATAAAGCAacaattaaagagaaaataacaGTATCTCGTAATATAACGGAAAgagatataatagatttttgggaacgatatcgaaatattttttcgaaagacaAAGAAAAGTTATGGGATAATTTGTTGGTTGGTCTTAAACAGTATTATGAAGTATTAAAAGAAAGGCATAAATTAAATGCTGAGATAAAAGCATTACGAAAACAAAATACTGAAATGCGTCGTTTATTAAGCGGAAATATACCAGAG CCTGAAATCATGCAGCAAATTCGAAAGGATATAATGAATTCTACATTTGATATGTAA
- the LOC100578233 gene encoding dynein regulatory complex protein 1 isoform X2 has translation MEKYDEITKKWPDILALKHPLDIHDEIELQNAKGLEILKKKDDFIALLKQELEDADLTFAEDVKKQNEDINLLIERMESQVKTMTNAYRHEMELIETAIESERKILMEISMEKWNVLYKKLQEDTFEEREKRKEIIKEYEKEMEKVIIEHQEEFRKHKITYELEIQNLQQEVQNMKALCIMNVEKLDYNFAVLKRRDEENTIVKNQQKRKINKLQDIINNLKKTHSDLEESKKMEIQKLTNQILKSQKSVLELEKKSDYLAIINDKKYMQVWDMNIKTANELIDKILTADRIIHEQLLLLEWKPPEEQLLKKEDLPSYCGAMCALKTEQEEAKKRRTISKLYKPPTTLEEINLERRLLNHIFKLISNQCDHFIEDTLKILLSEYTEENNLLIRLDKVFEALKITNEQELQFLLNFFLPYAHCPTCIIKIVKIPSEEITESSSLSTLPCDICEDDFGTEEIKLIGAVKAALLDELKTSDKCETETQTKEIVSEESVSTESTPVDDTFIASTCISEGIIEVTDTDGESKRLLTCDKGHLLAIETEFVLSAVKEFVERCEFVKREISLDKATIKEKITVSRNITERDIIDFWERYRNIFSKDKEKLWDNLLVGLKQYYEVLKERHKLNAEIKALRKQNTEMRRLLSGNIPEPEIMQQIRKDIMNSTFDM, from the exons ATGGAGAAATACGACGAAATTACGAAGAAATGGCCCGACATACTTGCCTTGAAACATCCGTTAGATATCCACGATGAGATAGAACTTCAAAATGCCAAGGGCctcgaaattttgaagaaaaaggaCGATTTCATCGCTCTATTGAAGCAAGAGTTGGAGGATGCCGATTTAACGTTCGCTGAAGATGTGAAGAAACAGAACGAGGATATCAATTTGCTCATCGAAAGAATGGAAAGTCAA gtAAAAACGATGACTAACGCTTATCGCCATGAGATGGAACTGATCGAAACCGCTATCGAGTCTGAACGTAAGATACTGATGGAAATTTCTATGGAAAAATGGAACGTTCTGTACAAGAAGCTTCAAGAGGACACTTttgaagagagggagaaaaggaaggagataATAAAAGAGTACGAGAAGGAGATGGAGAAAGTGATAATAGAGCATCAAGAGGAATTTAGGAAGCATAAGATCACATACGAGTTGGAAATACAGAATCTTCAACAGGAAGTGCAAAATATGAAAGCTTTGTGTATAATGAACGTTGAGAAATTGGATTACAATTTTGCTGTGTTGAAGAGGCGGGACGAAGAAAATACTATTGTGAAAAATcaacagaaaagaaagattaacaA acttcaagatattattaacaatttaaaaaaaacccaTTCCGATTTGGAGGAatcaaagaaaatggaaattcaAAAGCTCACGAATCAAATATTGAAGTCGCAGAAATCTGTGTTGGAATTGGAGAAGAAATCTGATTATCTTGCGATCATCAATGATAAGAAGTACATGCAAGTTTgggatatgaatattaaaactgCAAATGAATTGATCGATaag attttaacgGCGGATAGAATCATACACGAACAATTGTTACTACTTGAATGGAAACCACCGGAAGAACAGTtattgaagaaagaagatttgCCTTCGTATTGTGGCGCGATGTGTGCCTTGAAAAcgg aaCAAGAGGAAGCcaagaaaagaagaacgatCTCTAAATTGTATAAACCACCGACTACCttggaagaaataaatttagaacgaCGTTTattgaatcatatttttaaattgatttccaATCAATGTGATCATTTTATCGAAGACACATTGAAAATCTTACTTTCTGAATATACGgaagagaataatttattgattcgaTTGGATAAAGTATTTGAG gcgttaaaaataacgaatgaaCAAgaacttcaatttttattaaattttttcttaccatACGCGCATTGTCCCActtgcataattaaaattgtaaaaattcctAGTGAAGAAATTACTGAAAGTTCATCttt aagcaCTCTTCCTTGTGACATTTGTGAGGACGATTTCGGTACGGAAGAAATTAAGTTAATAGGAGCTGTGAAAGCGGCGCTTTTAGATGAATTAAAAACTAGCGATAAATGTGAGACTGAGACTCAGACAAAGGAAATCGTATCAGAAGAATCTGTTTCGACTGAATCAACACCTGTTGATGATACATTTATTGCATCAACTTGTATTTCGGAAGGCATTATCGAAGTTACCGATA ctgATGGTGAATCAAAAAGACTATTGACATGCGATAAAGGTCATTTATTGGCAATTGAGACTGAATTTGTTTTAAGTGCAGTAAAAGAATTTGTGGAAAGATGTGAATTCGTTaagagagaaatttcattGGATAAAGCAacaattaaagagaaaataacaGTATCTCGTAATATAACGGAAAgagatataatagatttttgggaacgatatcgaaatattttttcgaaagacaAAGAAAAGTTATGGGATAATTTGTTGGTTGGTCTTAAACAGTATTATGAAGTATTAAAAGAAAGGCATAAATTAAATGCTGAGATAAAAGCATTACGAAAACAAAATACTGAAATGCGTCGTTTATTAAGCGGAAATATACCAGAG CCTGAAATCATGCAGCAAATTCGAAAGGATATAATGAATTCTACATTTGATATGTAA